A genomic segment from Solenopsis invicta isolate M01_SB chromosome 5, UNIL_Sinv_3.0, whole genome shotgun sequence encodes:
- the LOC105193243 gene encoding uncharacterized protein LOC105193243 produces MEKEIHVQVKDNSPSMERILRPISYASWFLGVGVAHPRKCPKAITIIIRIIHMTVCFISVIYEASDIFPYIHELDIFEYVYCLNKVMCYVSAYYYIYHGIRQYNKWLELMDRLKELDQKMKKEISMNDRSIKIVVALAVFATFTPYPLILIFTSLYYYCFQTHIRYLVVIGGSDLRLYYMLCQSLINSFVFDVIVYVLYCRFQTVNKLIGQVDKSSDVLWIALKIRNIRKLHTDICDLVNMVHDIHSLHLLFCLANCFTVALDVLFKVYIYDMDHKDYEFTLLQNFCFIAYVTQFYLICWVCTLACQESNRTGKIIYIIILNYKSANLDNHEASNLSNLEMRPLLEDLGGQQEFSRNHNLRYNIKENLLRGNLDQECVTKEINDFSIQLQQNRIAFTACNFFEINNALFTTFVEVIITYLVVVSQLYKQPKDVSMLKKLILKMTKKNQTYSQN; encoded by the exons ATGGAGAAGGAAATTCATGTACAAGTAAAAGATAACTCGCCGTCGATGGAGCGCATCTTACGTCCAATATCATACGCATCATGGTTCCTAGGTGTCGGTGTTGCTCATCCGCGAAAGTGTCCCAAAGCTATAACAATAATCATACGTATAATTCATATGACTGTGTGTTTCATTAGCGTAATATACGAAGCATCAGATATCTTCCCTTACATTCATGAGTTAGACATATTTGAATACGTATACTGCCTAAATAAAGTGATGTGTTACGTATCAgcctattattacatttatcacGGAATTAGACAGTACAACAAGTGGCTGGAACTGATGGATAGATTAAAGGAACTCGATCAGAAGATGAAGAAAGAAATATCAATGAATGACCGATCTATAAAAATTGTCGTAGCGCTAGCAGTATTCGCGACGTTCACACCCTATCCTTTAATACTGATCTTTAcctctttatattattattgctttCAAACACATATAAGATACCTTGTCGTGATTGGAGGGTCAGATTTGCGTCTTTACTACATGTTATGCCAGTCGTTGATTAATAGCTTCGTCTTCGACGTTATCGTTTATGTGTTATATTGCAGATTTCaaacagtaaataaattaatcggtCAGGTAGACAAGTCATCTGATGTATTATGGATCGCGTTGAAGATTAGAAACATCAGAAAATTACATACTG ATATTTGTGATCTCGTCAACATGGTGCACGACATTCATAGTCTTCATCTCCTTTTCTGCTTAGCGAATTGTTTTACCGTGGCTTTGGATGTGCTATTCAAGGTTTACATTTATGACATGGACCACAAAGACTACGAGTTTACACTGTTACAGAATTTCTGTTTCATTGCATATGTCACGCAATTCTATTTGATTTGCTGGGTTTGTACGCTTGCATGTCAAGAATCTAACAGGActggaaaaattatatatataattatattaaattacaaatctgCGAATCTTGATAATCATGAGGCGAGTAATCTATCGAATCTAGAAATGCGACCTCTACTGGAAGATTTAGGTGGCCAACAAGAGTTCAGTCGGAATCACAATTTGAGGTACAACATCAAGGAAAATTTATTGCGTGGAAACCTGGATCAAGAGTGTGTTACAAAAGAGATCAATGATTTTTCGATTCAACTGCAACAGAATCGAATAGCATTTACAGCctgcaatttttttgaaataaacaatGCTTTGTTCACAacg ttTGTCGAGGTGATTATCACTTATCTAGTAGTCGTCAGTCAACTTTATAAACAACCTAAAGATGTAAGCATGCTGAAGAAGCTTATTttgaaaatgacaaagaaaaaCCAAACATACTCACAGAATTAA
- the LOC105193251 gene encoding lipase 3, giving the protein MLLPILLISCLISTNTGLINDVINQIPELDPLELIPEIPRLSPKVPEDAKLTTMQLISKYGYKGELHKVITSDGYILELHRITGPIKCTDSNKPVAFVVPGILCDSSCYTITGNRSLAFILADAGYDVWIANPRGTTYSRKHINKSISKKKYWNFSWHEIGTLDLPANIDYIVKTTGRKKMFYIGHSQGTTTFFVMSTQRPEYQKYILEMYAMAPIAYCGRMKSPLLQLLAQITDVGEIANHFGVYEFNLKSKLSNQIAQSVCASKVITQPICKNTLFLFAGFSPEQFDSERLPAILGHYPTSASVKQLLHYGQLVKSGMMISAGRFQQYDYELDNLEKYHSLVPPKYDLPKITAPVHLYYSANDWLANTKDVDKLSRELGNLASKILIADKKFNHLDFLWGKNVKKNCYDLILNQMNKTRHRNVGNSSSEFL; this is encoded by the exons ATGTTGTTACCGATTCTTCTTATCTCTTGTCTGATATCCACGAACACTGGATTGATAAATGATGTAATAAATCAAATACCGGAATTGGACCCATTAGAACTGATACCAGAAATCCCGCGTTTGTCACCTAAAGTTCCTGAGGATGCAAAACTTACTACG ATGCAACTAATAAGCAAATATGGATATAAAGGTGAGCTGCACAAAGTGATAACTTCTGATGGTTACATTTTGGAACTCCATCGAATAACAGGACCAATAAAGTGTACCGATTCGAATAAACCTGTTGCGTTTGTAGTGCCCGGCATTCTGTGCGACTCGTCTTGTTATACTATTACTGGCAACCGAAGTTTAG CGTTTATTCTGGCGGATGCAGGGTACGATGTGTGGATCGCTAACCCGCGTGGCACTACGTATTCTCGTAAacacataaataaatcaatCTCGAAAAAGAAATACTGGAATTTCag TTGGCACGAGATCGGTACGCTTGATCTTCCAGCGAACATAGACTATATTGTGAAAACCACTGgccgtaaaaaaatgttctacatAGGACATAGCCAAGGTACCACCACTTTCTTCGTCATGTCAACGCAACGCCCCGAATATCAAAAGTATATCCTAGAGATGTACGCTATGGCTCCGATCGCTTACTGCGGCAGGATGAAGAGCCCTCTTTTACAACTGCTGGCACAGATCACCGATGTTGGAGAG ATTGCGAACCACTTTGGCGTGTACGAATTCAATCTTAAGAGCAAATTAAGTAATCAAATTGCACAATCGGTATGCGCCAGTAAAGTTATTACCCAACCGATATGCAAGAATACGTTATTCCTGTTCGCTGGATTCAGTCCTGAGCAATTTGATTCG GAACGTTTACCGGCAATCTTAGGACATTATCCTACTAGTGCATCTGTGAAGCAATTACTACACTATGGACAACTCGTCAAGTCTG GAATGATGATCTCAGCGGGAAGGTTCCAACAATATGATTATGAGCTTGACAATTTAGAAAAATACCACTCACTTGTTCCACCAAAATATGATTTGCCCAAGATCACAGCACCAGTTCATCTATATTACAGTGCAAACGATTGGTTAGCAAATACTAAG gatGTGGATAAGTTGAGCAGGGAGCTGGGTAATCTCgccagtaaaattttaatagcggACAAGAAATTTAATCATCTTGACTTTCTATGGGGTAAGAATGTGAAGAAGAATTGTTACGACCTTATACTCAATCAAATGAATAAGACACGTCATCGAAATGTCGGCAACTCTTCCTCGGAATTCCTGTGA
- the LOC120356766 gene encoding uncharacterized protein LOC120356766, with protein MYGYMRCVKGAMIYVSAYYYIYHGIRQYNKWPELMDRLKEIDRKIKKEISINDKSMKIVVALAVFATIFYMSIPVVYYIIEYRKLIDFLFFLTFHDVILVQLLFNNFVFVIVVYVLYCRFKTINKLLSQLDKLSDAFKIRHIRKLHNDIYDLVSKVNDIYSLHLLFYTANSFTMAVASLFQFYYFFNREMTDYLDLMLQNFLCIVFVTQFYLICWTCTLVHKEYNRTERIVYEMILKCKSANLDKHEASNLSSLEVQPPLEDVDDEQSFNQSISHNPSFVDVENSLRRNLNRELVIEEISVFSLHLQQYRVAFTACNLFEINNALFKRLVELFITYLIILSETNQQSDEDFREQFDEDLCELRKDIMEIKKEIGMFLNENQTDSQN; from the exons ATGTACGGTTACATGCGGTGCGTAAAAGGAGCGATGATTTACGTATCAgcctattattacatttatcacGGAATCAGACAGTACAACAAGTGGCCGGAGCTGATGGACAGATTGAAAGAAATAGATCGGAAGATCAAGAAGGAAATATCCATAAATGACAAGTCTATGAAAATTGTCGTGGCGCTAGCAGTTTTTGCGACCATTTTCTATATGAGCATTCCCGTTGTGTATTATATCATTGAATATCGTAAATTGATAGATTTCCTGTTCTTCTTAACGTTTCATGATGTGATATTAGTTCAAttgttgtttaataattttgtcttcGTCATTGTCGTCTATGTGTTATATTGCAGATttaaaacgataaataaattattaagccAATTGGATAAGTTATCCGATGCATTCAAGATTAGACACATAAGGAAATTGCATAACG ATATTTATGATCTCGTCAGCAAAGTGAACGATATTTACAGTCTTCATCTCCTCTTCTACACGGCGAATTCTTTCACCATGGCTGTAGCTTCACTATTCCAATTTTACTACTTTTTCAACAGAGAGATGACCGATTACCTGGATTTAATGCTACAGAATTTCCTTTGCATTGTGTTCGTCACGCAATTCTATTTGATTTGTTGGACATGCACACTCGTGCATAAAGAATACAATAGAACCGAGAGAATCGTATACGAAATGATTTTGAAATGCAAATCTGCGAATCTTGATAAGCACGAGGCAAGTAATCTATCGAGTCTAGAAGTGCAACCTCCACTCGAAGATGTGGACGACGAGCAAAGTTTCAATCAAAGCATCAGTCACAATCCGAGTTTTGTCGATGTGGAAAATTCTTTGCGTAGAAATCTGAATCGAGAGCTCGTCATAGAAGAGATCAGTGTTTTCTCGCTTCATCTGCAGCAGTATCGAGTAGCATTTACGGCCTGCAATCTCTTCGAAATAAATAATGCCTTGTTCAAACGT TTAGTCGAGTTGTTCATCACTTATCTAATAATCCTCAGTGAAACTAACCAACAATCTGATGAAGATTTTCGCGAACAATTTGATGAAGATCTTTGCGAACTACGAAAGGATATTAtggaaataaaaaaggaaattggAATGTTTTTGAATGAAAACCAAACAGACTCGCAGAATTAA